Below is a genomic region from Brassica rapa cultivar Chiifu-401-42 chromosome A08, CAAS_Brap_v3.01, whole genome shotgun sequence.
aataaataaaaaacagatTAAACAATTTATTGTGTAATTACTTTGAATGGTGACTGGATCGTTTAATTTCTCCCGTGGTATCGTTTGGATCCTAGTTAAAACAGCCATGTTACCATTTTCATGTATCTTTTTTGGGTCAAACACATTCATTCATAATGTTCAAAAGAACTCAAACCATTTTCATGTATCtattgttaaatatttaaacataatttttttttaaaaaacaataccTACCATGCATCAACATAGTAAACAACGACCACTGCTAAAATAAATCTGACAATAACAttacaacaaaaattaaaattaattaaaggcCAAAAACTTGGATTCAGATTTGTGTTTCTCTAATTCTTTATTGCTATGGCTACGTACTTCGACTCTTCTCTACCCTATAAAATCCTCTTTACATACACACTTGTGATCAGATTCTCAAAGATCTAAACCTCTTCTCTTTCAAAACATGGGCCGATCCATATTTCTTTCTCTAGCACTAGCCTCACTCTTGGTCGGAGTCGTCTCAGCTCGTGACTGGAACATCTTGAACCAGCTCAAAGGACTGTCGTCATCGTCAAGCCAAAACGGTATTGTTTCTTCAGGGGTCTCGACGAACCTGAAACGGTACTGCGAAAGCTGGAGGATCAACGTGGAAGTTCATAACGTCAGAAACTTCGATGTGGTGCCTCAGGAGTGCGTGTCGCACGTCAAGAAGTACATGACGTCGTCGCAGTACGAAGATGACGTGGAGAGAGCCGTTGATGAGGTCATCCTTCATTTCGGGAGCATGTGTTGTACCAAAACAAAGTGTGATGGCATGGATGCTTGGATCTTTGACATCGATGACACGCTTCTCTCTACCATTCCGTACCACGAGAAGAATGGCTTCTTTGGGTAAATCTATTCTAGCTCTCTAACTCAGCCGGTTTATGATAACCGG
It encodes:
- the LOC103836593 gene encoding acid phosphatase 1 is translated as MGRSIFLSLALASLLVGVVSARDWNILNQLKGLSSSSSQNGIVSSGVSTNLKRYCESWRINVEVHNVRNFDVVPQECVSHVKKYMTSSQYEDDVERAVDEVILHFGSMCCTKTKCDGMDAWIFDIDDTLLSTIPYHEKNGFFGGEKLNSTKFEDWMRKRKAPPVPHMVKLYHDIRERGIKIFLVSSRKEYLRSATVDNLIQAGYYGWSNLILRGIEDEHKEVKQYMSEKRTWLMGLGYRVWGVMGSQWSSFAGCPLPKRTFKLPNSIYYVA